One Streptomyces sp. P9-A2 DNA window includes the following coding sequences:
- a CDS encoding serine/threonine-protein kinase, which yields MEILRSEDPRRLGRFRLLSRIGAGGFGEVFLGQEEPGGRGRFAAVKIIRTDVAESERLRPRFHSEVEAVDRAGGEGVPELLDADPAARRPWLATRYVPGPSLQRLVDGAGPLPQTTVLALGRRLADTLAALHGAGLYHRDLKPGNVLVTPARPWIIDFSLVRLVANPSLTVTADAMGSFQYAAPEQASGLGRAQGPADVFAFAATLLFAATGHPPYSGRNQFDIRLRALTEPPDITGLRDGPLRELVTACLRFTDTERPSMDDVRAGLAHATDADHIPYPPTALHVFGRHVDELRALIGPRADQLAREETGERETRRARGREADREQWSPGHRAADGLAPTVPAFVPAPVPVPVSAPVPASESARASAAEPVPGPATGERWVWHCHDWLRVPPWLMGDMVLIATAGGVLYGVEYRSGRPLWRLDLGAPVRGGLVPVRDGVVLGAADGAVHHVRPAAAGPEHARHRFSAGVHAVGRSGAPGDDPDRLFVAEGRSVRVLDLRSGDRGWAVEDAGVVTGRAVVAVGTVVYRTDRGQVVCRRMDDGSRLWDVHPRAAGPAGVTALEDAVVVPGADGTVTALCRATGETVWAAPAGGTVHLAAVGCDGAVVVATTEGSVTALGAEDGHPLWTAPATGGAAPRALDVLVDGSAVCVADQRGIRLLAVDDGRLLRRWELPSVSGLRPAEDGLIAVGLDGTVRRLAFGGGHRSTTD from the coding sequence ATGGAGATCCTGAGAAGCGAGGACCCCCGGCGGCTGGGACGGTTCCGGCTGCTGTCCCGCATCGGCGCGGGCGGATTCGGAGAGGTGTTCCTCGGGCAGGAGGAGCCGGGCGGCCGGGGGCGGTTCGCCGCGGTCAAAATCATCCGGACCGATGTCGCCGAGTCCGAGCGGCTCAGACCCCGGTTCCACAGCGAGGTCGAGGCCGTCGACCGGGCCGGCGGCGAAGGCGTTCCCGAACTCCTGGACGCCGACCCGGCCGCCCGCCGCCCCTGGCTGGCCACCCGGTACGTTCCGGGCCCCTCGCTGCAACGGCTGGTCGACGGCGCCGGCCCGCTGCCGCAGACCACGGTGCTCGCCCTCGGTCGCCGCCTGGCCGACACGCTGGCCGCCCTGCACGGTGCCGGGCTCTACCACCGGGACCTGAAACCGGGCAACGTACTCGTCACCCCGGCCCGCCCCTGGATCATCGACTTCAGCCTCGTACGCCTCGTCGCCAACCCCAGCCTGACCGTCACCGCGGACGCCATGGGCAGCTTCCAGTACGCCGCCCCCGAGCAGGCGAGCGGCCTAGGCCGCGCCCAGGGGCCCGCCGATGTCTTCGCCTTCGCCGCGACGCTGCTCTTCGCCGCGACGGGGCATCCCCCCTACAGCGGGCGCAACCAGTTCGACATCCGGCTGCGCGCTCTGACGGAGCCGCCGGACATCACCGGCCTGCGCGACGGTCCGCTGCGTGAACTCGTCACCGCGTGTCTCCGGTTCACCGACACCGAGCGCCCCTCGATGGACGACGTACGCGCCGGGCTGGCCCACGCGACGGACGCGGACCACATCCCCTACCCGCCCACGGCGCTCCATGTGTTCGGGCGCCATGTGGACGAGCTACGTGCCCTTATCGGGCCGCGCGCCGACCAACTGGCGCGGGAGGAGACGGGGGAGCGGGAAACCCGGCGGGCCCGGGGCCGGGAAGCGGACCGGGAACAGTGGAGCCCCGGGCACCGGGCGGCCGACGGCCTCGCGCCGACCGTGCCCGCGTTCGTACCGGCCCCTGTTCCGGTACCGGTGTCCGCGCCCGTACCCGCGTCGGAGTCGGCTCGGGCATCTGCGGCGGAGCCCGTACCCGGACCGGCCACCGGGGAGCGCTGGGTCTGGCACTGCCACGACTGGTTGCGCGTACCCCCCTGGCTGATGGGGGACATGGTGCTGATCGCCACGGCGGGCGGGGTCCTGTACGGCGTCGAGTACCGGAGCGGGCGGCCCCTGTGGCGCCTGGACCTCGGCGCACCGGTGCGGGGCGGACTGGTCCCGGTGCGGGACGGGGTGGTCCTGGGCGCCGCCGACGGAGCGGTGCACCATGTCCGGCCGGCCGCGGCCGGTCCCGAGCACGCACGGCACCGGTTCTCCGCGGGAGTGCACGCGGTGGGCCGGTCCGGCGCTCCTGGCGACGATCCGGACCGGCTCTTCGTCGCCGAGGGACGGAGCGTGCGCGTCCTCGACCTCCGTTCCGGGGACCGCGGCTGGGCCGTCGAGGACGCGGGAGTCGTGACGGGACGGGCGGTGGTCGCCGTCGGCACGGTGGTCTACCGCACCGATCGCGGCCAGGTGGTGTGCCGGCGGATGGACGACGGGAGCCGGCTGTGGGACGTGCATCCGCGTGCCGCAGGCCCGGCGGGGGTGACGGCGCTGGAGGACGCCGTCGTCGTGCCGGGGGCGGACGGCACGGTGACCGCCCTGTGCCGTGCCACAGGAGAGACGGTGTGGGCGGCGCCGGCCGGCGGAACCGTGCACCTCGCCGCCGTCGGCTGTGACGGGGCTGTCGTGGTCGCGACCACGGAGGGCTCGGTCACCGCGCTGGGCGCCGAGGACGGCCACCCGCTGTGGACGGCGCCGGCGACCGGTGGGGCGGCGCCACGTGCGCTGGACGTCCTGGTGGACGGTTCCGCGGTGTGCGTCGCCGACCAGCGCGGGATCCGGCTGCTCGCCGTCGACGACGGCCGCCTGCTGAGGCGCTGGGAACTGCCTTCCGTCTCGGGACTGCGTCCGGCCGAGGACGGGCTGATCGCGGTCGGACTCGACGGCACGGTACGCCGGCTGGCCTTCGGAGGAGGACACCGTTCGACCACCGACTGA
- a CDS encoding MFS transporter, whose amino-acid sequence MPLALLALAVVAFGIGTTEFATMGLLPQIADGVGVSVPQAGHLVSAYALGVVVGAPLLTGIGARIPHKRLLLLLSGLFVVGNAASALAPDFGLLFAARFLAGLPHGALFGVGAVVASRLVAPGRAARAVSKVFLGLTVANIVGVPASTALGQQLGWRSAYWAVTAIGLVALLMLACFVPHQPRGRQSGIRTELRAMGNRQVAIGMAVAVVGFGGFFAVYSYLVPMLTNLTGMSDSSTTLVLALYGVGMTLGTLIAGPLTDRALRPTLYAGLALLAAALVTFYFTVHSLVPALVTITVIGAMGSLITTPVQMLLMAKAKDAPTMAAASNHSAFNLANAGGAWIGGLVISAGWGWAAPSLAGAALALAGLGLAFTGGLMDRGGRRSEVIMEASAVPEQETRTVT is encoded by the coding sequence ATGCCGCTGGCTCTGCTGGCCCTGGCTGTCGTCGCGTTCGGCATCGGCACGACCGAGTTCGCCACGATGGGACTGCTGCCCCAGATCGCCGACGGGGTCGGAGTGTCCGTGCCGCAGGCCGGCCACCTCGTCTCCGCCTACGCGCTCGGTGTCGTCGTCGGTGCGCCCCTGCTGACGGGCATCGGCGCGCGCATACCCCACAAGCGGCTGCTCCTGCTCCTGTCAGGGCTGTTCGTGGTCGGCAACGCCGCGTCCGCGCTCGCGCCCGACTTCGGCCTGCTCTTCGCCGCGCGGTTCCTGGCGGGTCTGCCGCACGGAGCGCTGTTCGGCGTGGGCGCCGTCGTCGCCTCACGACTGGTCGCCCCGGGGCGCGCGGCCCGTGCCGTTTCGAAGGTGTTCCTCGGCCTCACCGTCGCCAACATCGTCGGAGTCCCGGCCAGCACGGCCCTCGGGCAGCAGCTGGGCTGGCGGTCCGCCTACTGGGCGGTCACCGCCATCGGACTCGTCGCCCTGCTCATGCTGGCCTGCTTCGTCCCCCACCAGCCACGGGGCCGGCAGTCCGGCATCCGGACCGAGCTGCGGGCCATGGGCAACAGGCAGGTCGCGATCGGCATGGCCGTCGCCGTGGTCGGGTTCGGCGGGTTCTTCGCCGTCTACAGCTACCTGGTGCCCATGCTGACGAATCTGACGGGCATGTCCGACTCCTCGACCACCCTGGTCCTCGCGCTCTACGGCGTCGGCATGACGCTCGGCACGCTGATCGCCGGCCCGCTCACGGACCGTGCCCTGCGGCCGACGCTGTACGCGGGCCTGGCTCTGCTCGCCGCGGCACTGGTGACGTTCTACTTCACCGTGCACAGCCTCGTGCCCGCCCTGGTGACGATCACCGTCATCGGCGCGATGGGCTCCCTCATCACCACGCCCGTCCAGATGCTGCTCATGGCCAAGGCCAAGGACGCCCCGACGATGGCGGCGGCCTCCAACCACTCCGCGTTCAACCTGGCCAACGCGGGCGGGGCCTGGATCGGCGGCCTGGTCATCTCGGCCGGCTGGGGCTGGGCCGCGCCCAGCCTGGCCGGCGCGGCTCTTGCTCTGGCCGGCCTCGGCCTGGCCTTCACGGGCGGCCTGATGGACCGGGGCGGCCGGCGCTCCGAAGTGATCATGGAAGCCTCGGCGGTGCCCGAGCAGGAGACGCGTACGGTCACGTGA
- a CDS encoding RNA polymerase sigma factor, whose product MTSEANEVLLRSLTPGVIGILVRRGADFAAAEDAVQDALVEAVRVWPAAPPCDPKGWLVTVAWRRFLDATRADTARRRRENLVDEEPAPGPVPEVDDTLQLYFLCAHPSLTPSSAVALTLRAVGGLTTRQIARAYLVPEATMAQRISRAKRTVAGNGVSPAHGGPPARAKTRAGEKSRAWGRFDQPGDVATVLRVLYLVFNEGYSGDVDLAAEAIRLTRQLAAAIDHPEVAGLLALMLLHHARRAARTAPDGSLVPLAEQDRDKWDTESIAEGVGILQAALARDRLGEFQAQAAIAALHADAATAGETDWVQIVEWYDELTRLTDSPVVRLNRAVAVGEADGPRAGLAALAALDDSLPRHTAVAAYLRERDGDPAAARLYAEAARKAPDLAERDHLTRQAARLNARRGH is encoded by the coding sequence ATGACGTCCGAGGCGAACGAGGTCCTGCTCCGGAGCCTCACGCCGGGCGTGATCGGGATTCTCGTCCGCCGCGGAGCCGACTTCGCGGCGGCCGAGGACGCCGTACAGGACGCGCTGGTCGAGGCGGTCCGCGTCTGGCCGGCCGCCCCGCCGTGCGACCCGAAGGGCTGGCTGGTCACCGTGGCCTGGCGCCGGTTCCTCGACGCGACCCGGGCGGACACCGCACGCCGCCGGCGTGAGAACCTCGTTGACGAGGAACCTGCCCCCGGGCCCGTGCCCGAGGTGGACGACACGCTCCAGCTCTACTTCCTGTGCGCCCACCCGTCGCTGACGCCGTCGTCCGCGGTCGCGCTCACGCTGCGCGCCGTCGGCGGGCTCACCACCCGCCAGATCGCCCGGGCCTACCTGGTGCCCGAGGCGACCATGGCGCAGCGCATCAGCCGGGCCAAGCGCACCGTCGCCGGCAATGGGGTCTCCCCTGCTCATGGGGGTCCCCCCGCTCGAGCGAAGACGAGAGCGGGGGAGAAGTCGAGAGCTTGGGGAAGGTTCGACCAGCCCGGCGACGTCGCCACCGTGCTGCGCGTCCTCTACCTGGTCTTCAACGAGGGCTACTCCGGTGACGTCGACCTCGCCGCCGAGGCCATCCGGCTCACCCGGCAGCTCGCGGCCGCGATCGACCACCCCGAGGTGGCGGGGCTGCTCGCCCTCATGCTGCTCCACCACGCCCGGCGCGCCGCGCGGACCGCACCCGACGGCAGCCTGGTGCCGCTCGCCGAGCAGGACCGCGACAAGTGGGACACCGAGTCGATCGCCGAGGGCGTCGGGATCCTGCAGGCGGCCCTCGCCCGCGACCGGCTGGGCGAGTTCCAGGCCCAGGCCGCCATCGCGGCCCTCCACGCCGACGCGGCCACGGCCGGGGAGACCGACTGGGTACAGATCGTCGAGTGGTACGACGAACTCACGCGCCTGACCGACAGCCCGGTCGTCCGGCTCAACCGCGCGGTGGCCGTCGGCGAGGCCGACGGACCGCGCGCGGGCCTGGCGGCGCTCGCGGCACTGGACGACTCACTGCCCCGCCACACCGCGGTGGCGGCGTACCTCCGCGAACGCGACGGCGACCCGGCGGCGGCACGCCTGTACGCCGAGGCGGCCCGGAAGGCGCCCGACCTCGCCGAACGCGACCACCTGACACGCCAGGCAGCCCGGCTCAACGCTCGCCGGGGCCACTGA
- a CDS encoding YciI family protein, translated as MAKYLLLKHYRGAPAAVNDVPMDRWTPEEISAHVQYMNDFAARLEGTGEFVDSQALAPEGTFVRYDGEGRPPVTDGPFAETKDLIAGWMVIDVDSHERAVELAGELSAAPGAGGKPIHEWLEVRPFLTAPPTITE; from the coding sequence ATGGCCAAGTACCTGCTGCTGAAGCACTACCGTGGCGCCCCTGCCGCGGTCAACGACGTGCCCATGGACCGGTGGACGCCGGAGGAGATCTCGGCCCACGTGCAGTACATGAACGACTTCGCCGCCAGGCTCGAAGGAACCGGTGAGTTCGTCGACAGCCAGGCGCTCGCCCCCGAGGGGACGTTCGTCCGGTACGACGGCGAGGGCCGGCCGCCGGTCACCGACGGCCCGTTCGCCGAGACCAAGGATCTCATCGCCGGCTGGATGGTGATCGACGTCGACAGTCATGAGCGCGCCGTCGAGCTGGCCGGGGAACTGTCGGCCGCCCCCGGGGCGGGCGGGAAGCCGATCCATGAGTGGCTCGAGGTACGCCCGTTCCTGACCGCTCCGCCCACCATCACGGAATGA
- a CDS encoding ribosomal maturation YjgA family protein — translation MASPSRTGAGTHSGTNRIRLSAAGAALATVGAGLGLRAVATGEVAKYGGDALYTLLIVALVVLVAPRVTAWKAGALALAISWGVEFLQLSELPAELSRHSTAARLILGSTFNAPDLFWYAVGALVGWLVVASRRAGRRRTSPAW, via the coding sequence ATGGCCTCTCCTTCCAGAACCGGTGCGGGTACCCACAGCGGGACGAACCGGATACGTCTTTCGGCGGCTGGGGCCGCGCTGGCGACCGTTGGCGCGGGGCTGGGACTCAGGGCCGTGGCGACAGGAGAGGTGGCCAAGTATGGCGGGGACGCCCTGTACACCCTCCTGATCGTCGCCCTCGTCGTCCTGGTGGCGCCGCGGGTGACGGCATGGAAAGCCGGCGCACTCGCGCTGGCCATCAGTTGGGGAGTCGAGTTCTTGCAGCTCAGCGAGTTGCCGGCAGAGCTCTCCCGGCACAGCACCGCTGCCCGTTTGATCCTCGGTTCCACCTTCAACGCACCGGACCTGTTCTGGTACGCGGTCGGCGCGCTGGTCGGATGGCTCGTCGTAGCCTCGCGAAGGGCGGGCCGGAGACGGACATCTCCAGCATGGTGA
- a CDS encoding MGMT family protein encodes MAFIDDVREAVLAVPAGSVASYGDIGRRIGVGPRQVGRAMGLLDEHVPWWRVVHADGTPSTCHDGRAPELLSGEATPMRGKRVDMRRARYRWTP; translated from the coding sequence ATGGCTTTCATCGACGACGTCCGGGAAGCGGTCCTTGCCGTCCCGGCCGGCTCTGTCGCCTCCTACGGAGACATCGGTAGAAGGATCGGTGTCGGCCCGCGGCAGGTGGGACGCGCCATGGGCCTGCTCGATGAGCATGTGCCGTGGTGGCGTGTCGTTCACGCGGACGGAACACCCTCCACCTGCCATGACGGGCGGGCACCGGAACTGCTCAGCGGCGAGGCAACGCCTATGCGTGGTAAGCGCGTGGACATGCGACGGGCACGGTACCGCTGGACCCCGTGA
- a CDS encoding DUF488 domain-containing protein: MTHRIHTVGHSTHDFDTVLKMLRNNDITCLVDVRSYPSSRKYPQWNQAAIIDALPSGIGYRWIAELGGRRHTPKGVPSENGAWRVKAFRDYADHMDGDEFREGLNELLELAEDERPAIMCSEAVPWRCHRRLVSDALIVAGAEVVHIMSGTTSRPAVLNEHARVRNGRLTYPPTA; encoded by the coding sequence ATGACGCACCGCATCCATACGGTCGGGCACTCGACACACGACTTCGACACAGTGCTGAAAATGCTGCGCAACAATGACATCACCTGCTTGGTCGATGTTCGCTCGTACCCGTCGTCGAGGAAGTACCCGCAGTGGAACCAGGCGGCGATCATCGACGCCCTGCCGTCCGGCATCGGATACCGCTGGATCGCCGAGCTGGGCGGTCGGCGGCACACACCCAAGGGTGTTCCGAGCGAGAACGGCGCATGGCGTGTGAAAGCTTTCCGTGATTACGCCGACCACATGGACGGTGATGAATTCAGAGAAGGCTTGAACGAATTGCTCGAGCTGGCTGAGGACGAGCGGCCGGCCATCATGTGCAGCGAGGCCGTGCCGTGGCGGTGCCACCGCAGGCTGGTCTCCGACGCGCTGATCGTCGCCGGCGCGGAGGTGGTGCACATCATGTCGGGCACGACGTCGCGACCTGCCGTTCTGAACGAGCATGCGCGGGTCCGCAACGGACGCCTGACCTACCCACCGACCGCCTGA